One window of the Populus nigra chromosome 4, ddPopNigr1.1, whole genome shotgun sequence genome contains the following:
- the LOC133691142 gene encoding transcription factor IBH1-like — translation MLYYSYCYSFETNSLFKTLIFTSLLSLFYLFLELATMASKHEIATRHTKSIKTRFASRFLRSLLRMKRSDRFGGSQSNEGVRKRSTHRIKIAAYASMARAVGPSRTWSRALLFKLRNRARIQGVLRKRCLVSKKNKKKRVIRNKVIISREPSRTDTLRKLVPGGDSMDICCLLEETAHYIKCLATQVKVMQSIADQSLL, via the coding sequence ATGCTATACTACTCCTACTGCTATAGTTTTGAAACAAATTCCCTCTTCAAAACCCTAATATTCACTTCactgctctctctcttttatcttttcttggAACTTGCAACCATGGCTTCAAAGCATGAAATAGCTACAAGACACACAAAGTCCATCAAGACCAGGTTTGCCAGTAGATTTCTCAGATCCCTTTTGAGAATGAAAAGGAGTGATAGATTTGGTGGTTCCCAATCAAATGAAGGAGTCAGGAAAAGGAGTACTCATAGAATAAAGATTGCTGCTTATGCATCGATGGCTCGTGCAGTTGGTCCAAGCAGAACTTGGAGCCGAGCCCTTCTTTTCAAGCTTAGAAACCGAGCCAGAATCCAGGGAGTCTTGAGAAAGAGATGCTTGGTttcaaagaagaataagaagaagagggTTATAAGAAATAAGGTGATAATCTCAAGAGAACCAAGTCGTACTGATACTCTTCGAAAGCTTGTTCCTGGAGGAGATTCCATGGATATTTGCTGTTTGTTGGAAGAAACTGCTCATTACATAAAATGCCTTGCCACTCAGGTTAAGGTGATGCAAAGTATAGCCGATCAATCACTACTCTAA